The Oncorhynchus tshawytscha isolate Ot180627B linkage group LG12, Otsh_v2.0, whole genome shotgun sequence genome includes a window with the following:
- the LOC112235162 gene encoding perforin-1-like: MSSSSLPWCLLVVCVLTVVQIYAAEEPMVLKVFNLHATDLHSSLLGTPDAYVEVFRAHGFLGRTEVKNNNHDPSWKEEFSFLNARENNILRLEVYDSDINSDDLLGTCERSIKIGTWQHKCFLKTGGILNYSYTLEPLQ; this comes from the exons atgtcctcctcctctctcccgtgGTGCCTGCTGGtggtgtgtgttctgactgtggTCCAGATCTATGCAGCAGAGGAACCTATGGTCCTCAAGGTGTTCAACCTCCATGCCACTGACCTGCACAGCAGCCTGCTAGGGACCCCTGATGCCTACGTCGAG GTGTTCAGAGCGCACGGCTTTCTCGGGAGGACAGAGGTGAAGAACAACAACCATGACCCCAGCTGGAAGGAGGAGTTCAGCTTCCTCAACGCCCGTGAGAACAACATCTTGAGGTTGGAGGTGTACGACAGCGACATCAACTCCGACGACCTGCTGGGGACCTGCGAGCGCTCCATCAAGATTGGAACTTGGCAACATAAATGTTTCCTGAAGACAGGCGGGATCCTGAACTACTCCTACACCCTAGAGCCTCTACAGTAG